The following coding sequences are from one Manis pentadactyla isolate mManPen7 chromosome 13, mManPen7.hap1, whole genome shotgun sequence window:
- the JMJD4 gene encoding 2-oxoglutarate and iron-dependent oxygenase JMJD4 isoform X1: MDRETRLFAESHFRGLRGRLPGGVCPTPDCVDFIENPDSFSYADFFKGYLLPNVPCVFSSAFTETWGSRRHWVTPSGKPNFDYLLRNYGDVLVPVANCGVREYNSNPKEYMPLREYINYWKEYIHGDYSSPRGCLYLKDWHLCRDSSAEGVFTLPVYFSSDWLNEYWDALGVDDYRFIYMGPTGTWSPFHADIFRSFSWSVNICGRKKWFFFPPGQEEALRDGHGGLPYDVTSPGLLNSRPCPLPLEVTQEAGEMVFVPSGWHHQVHNLQELCAVQQEVGQWRDAMPDWHHHCQVIMRSCSGINFGEFYHFLKVIAERRLLILAKGMGPEVEGGEDSGPGPQQAAFDVSRIAEVLASVVAHPDFQKVDTCVFSPRPAELLQQLEEGVVATASL, from the exons ATGGACAGGGAGACGCGCTTGTTCGCCGAGAGCCACTTCCGAGGCCTCCGGGGCCGCCTCCCCGGCGGGGTCTGTCCGACCCCGGACTGCGTGGACTTCATCGAAAATCCGGACTCCTTTTCCTACGCCGACTTCTTCAAGGGCTACCTGCTTCCCAACGTGCCCTGTGTTTTCTCCAGCGCCTTCACTGAGACGTGGGGCAGCCGGAGGCACTGGGTGACCCCCAGCGGAAAGCCCAACTTCGACTATCTGCTGCGGAACTACG GAGATGTGCTTGTGCCTGTCGCCAACTGCGGGGTCCGTGAATACAACTCGAACCCCAAGGAATACATGCCTCTCAGAGAGTATATCAACTACTGGAAAGAGTACATCCACGGAGATTACTCCTCCCCACGGGGCTGTCTCTACCTCAAAGACTGGCACTTGTGCAG GGATTCCTCGGCCGAGGGCGTGTTTACCCTGCCCGTGTACTTCTCATCAGACTGGCTCAATGAGTACTGGGATGCCCTGGGCGTGGACGACTACCGCTTCATCTACATGGGGCCCACCGGCACCTG GTCCCCATTCCACGCCGACATCTTCCGCTCCTTCAGCTGGTCTGTCAACATCTGTGGGAGGAAAAAGTGGTTCTTCTTCCCGCCCGGGCAGGAGGAAGCCCTGCGGGATGGCCACGGTGGCCTGCCGTACGATGTCACCTCCCCTGGCCTCCTCAACAGCCGCCCCTGTCCCCTGCCGCTGGAGGTCACTCAGGAGGCTGGCGAGATGGTGTTTGTGCCCAGCGGATGGCACCACCAGGTGCACAACCTG CAGGAGCTCTGTGCCGTGCAGCAGGAGGTTGGCCAGTGGAGGGACGCCATGCCTGACTGGCATCACCACTGCCAG GTCATCATGAGGTCCTGCTCTGGCATCAACTTCGGAGAATTTTACCACTTCTTGAAGGTCATCGCTGAAAGGAGGCTCCTCATCCTGGCGAAAGGCATGGGCCCTGAGGTGGAGGGTGGTGAGGACTCAGGGCCAGGCCCCCAACAGGCTGCTTTTGATGTCAGCCGGATTGCTGAGGTGTTGGCATCTGTGGTGGCGCACCCCGACTTCCAGAAAGTGGATACCTGTGTGTTCTCCCCACGGCCTGCGGAGCTCCTGCAGCAGCTGGAGGAGGGTGTGGTCGCCACTGCATCTCTGTAG
- the JMJD4 gene encoding 2-oxoglutarate and iron-dependent oxygenase JMJD4 isoform X2, producing MDRETRLFAESHFRGLRGRLPGGVCPTPDCVDFIENPDSFSYADFFKGYLLPNVPCVFSSAFTETWGSRRHWVTPSGKPNFDYLLRNYGDVLVPVANCGVREYNSNPKEYMPLREYINYWKEYIHGDYSSPRGCLYLKDWHLCRDSSAEGVFTLPVYFSSDWLNEYWDALGVDDYRFIYMGPTGTWSPFHADIFRSFSWSVNICGRKKWFFFPPGQEEALRDGHGGLPYDVTSPGLLNSRPCPLPLEVTQEAGEMVFVPSGWHHQVHNLEDTISINHNWVNGCNLTNMWQFLQQELCAVQQEVGQWRDAMPDWHHHCQVIMRSCSGINFGEFYHFLKVIAERRLLILAKGMGPEVEGGEDSGPGPQQAAFDVSRIAEVLASVVAHPDFQKVDTCVFSPRPAELLQQLEEGVVATASL from the exons ATGGACAGGGAGACGCGCTTGTTCGCCGAGAGCCACTTCCGAGGCCTCCGGGGCCGCCTCCCCGGCGGGGTCTGTCCGACCCCGGACTGCGTGGACTTCATCGAAAATCCGGACTCCTTTTCCTACGCCGACTTCTTCAAGGGCTACCTGCTTCCCAACGTGCCCTGTGTTTTCTCCAGCGCCTTCACTGAGACGTGGGGCAGCCGGAGGCACTGGGTGACCCCCAGCGGAAAGCCCAACTTCGACTATCTGCTGCGGAACTACG GAGATGTGCTTGTGCCTGTCGCCAACTGCGGGGTCCGTGAATACAACTCGAACCCCAAGGAATACATGCCTCTCAGAGAGTATATCAACTACTGGAAAGAGTACATCCACGGAGATTACTCCTCCCCACGGGGCTGTCTCTACCTCAAAGACTGGCACTTGTGCAG GGATTCCTCGGCCGAGGGCGTGTTTACCCTGCCCGTGTACTTCTCATCAGACTGGCTCAATGAGTACTGGGATGCCCTGGGCGTGGACGACTACCGCTTCATCTACATGGGGCCCACCGGCACCTG GTCCCCATTCCACGCCGACATCTTCCGCTCCTTCAGCTGGTCTGTCAACATCTGTGGGAGGAAAAAGTGGTTCTTCTTCCCGCCCGGGCAGGAGGAAGCCCTGCGGGATGGCCACGGTGGCCTGCCGTACGATGTCACCTCCCCTGGCCTCCTCAACAGCCGCCCCTGTCCCCTGCCGCTGGAGGTCACTCAGGAGGCTGGCGAGATGGTGTTTGTGCCCAGCGGATGGCACCACCAGGTGCACAACCTG GAAGACACCATCTCCATCAACCACAACTGGGTCAATGGCTGTAACCTGACCAACATGTGGCAATTCCTGCAGCAGGAGCTCTGTGCCGTGCAGCAGGAGGTTGGCCAGTGGAGGGACGCCATGCCTGACTGGCATCACCACTGCCAG GTCATCATGAGGTCCTGCTCTGGCATCAACTTCGGAGAATTTTACCACTTCTTGAAGGTCATCGCTGAAAGGAGGCTCCTCATCCTGGCGAAAGGCATGGGCCCTGAGGTGGAGGGTGGTGAGGACTCAGGGCCAGGCCCCCAACAGGCTGCTTTTGATGTCAGCCGGATTGCTGAGGTGTTGGCATCTGTGGTGGCGCACCCCGACTTCCAGAAAGTGGATACCTGTGTGTTCTCCCCACGGCCTGCGGAGCTCCTGCAGCAGCTGGAGGAGGGTGTGGTCGCCACTGCATCTCTGTAG